Proteins found in one Seonamhaeicola sp. S2-3 genomic segment:
- a CDS encoding lipocalin family protein: MKNLISFLVIASILLMTCYGCKNSNDQSVIGVWKYSRSFENGIEYELDSCEKQDQFEFLVDGTFTEKYYYLDESNKCALDGKNTGSWRKKEKDTFLIDYDGEVFKIVLQKKTFYLKYEDEVIKKEIYTKQ, translated from the coding sequence ATGAAAAACTTAATTTCTTTTTTAGTAATCGCTTCTATATTATTAATGACTTGTTACGGTTGCAAAAACTCTAATGATCAATCAGTCATTGGAGTTTGGAAATATTCAAGAAGTTTTGAAAATGGGATTGAATATGAATTAGACAGTTGTGAAAAACAAGATCAGTTTGAATTTCTAGTAGACGGTACGTTTACAGAGAAATATTATTATCTTGACGAATCTAACAAGTGTGCTTTGGACGGAAAAAACACTGGTTCTTGGCGTAAAAAAGAAAAAGACACCTTTTTGATTGATTATGATGGAGAGGTCTTTAAAATTGTTTTACAAAAGAAAACCTTTTACTTAAAATATGAAGATGAAGTTATTAAGAAAGAAATTTACACAAAACAATAA
- a CDS encoding peptidase domain-containing ABC transporter — protein sequence MKKITLSIQYDTMDCGPTCIKMIASYFGRNYSLQFLRNLSYISREGVSLLGISQALEKIGFEVTGSKLNLKELTDEFKLPCILHWNQNHFVVLQKISTSLFSSKHYYHIADPAHGFIKLNEESFKKSWLQENDSGISLFINPTEEFYKQTPENENTLNIKYLFKYLKPYKKQLAFMFLFLLIGSGLTLIFPFLTEALIDKGVNQKNLSVISIVLMAQLAVFFGTIVIDIVRNWLTLYVGTHISITIISDFLKKTLQLPIKFFDTKLMGDFRQRIQDNDRIEEFLTSQSLITFFSIITFSVFFCVLWYYDFKILLIYVALTTLAILWSLFWLKKRKILDYYRFQQRSENQESIYEMLNGVTEIKLNQFENFKRNQWEHIQQKLFKLNTRILKLDQIQLSGFEFFNQLKNIIVTFLAATYVVQGSMTLGMLLAISYIIGQMNSPVNQLVSFFRSLQDAKLSLERLNEVQNHPIEEINTVTNKNIKPLSVNKLNTAQDGINIQNLSFQYEGPKSPFVLKDINFLIPQGKITAIVGASGSGKTTLIKLLLRFYNPTAGNIYFNSENIIELSPKSIRENCGIVMQDGYIFSETIERNIVIGDENINQEKLKKALRIANIEDFIESLPLKLQTKIGVAGNGISGGQKQRILIARAVYKNPQYIIFDEATSALDAENEKIIHDNLQGFFKGKTVVVVAHRLSTVKNANKIIVLNKGKVVEQGNHITLVKNKSYYFNLIKNQLELGN from the coding sequence ATGAAAAAAATAACTTTGTCAATTCAATACGACACTATGGATTGTGGTCCTACTTGTATAAAAATGATTGCAAGTTATTTTGGCAGAAACTATTCGCTACAGTTTTTACGCAATCTTAGTTATATTTCTCGTGAGGGTGTTTCTTTATTGGGTATTAGTCAGGCTTTAGAAAAAATAGGTTTTGAAGTTACAGGAAGTAAATTAAATTTAAAAGAGCTAACAGATGAATTTAAGCTTCCTTGCATACTACATTGGAACCAAAACCACTTTGTTGTATTACAAAAAATATCAACTTCTCTTTTTTCAAGCAAACACTATTACCATATTGCAGATCCTGCTCACGGTTTTATTAAACTTAATGAAGAAAGTTTTAAAAAATCATGGCTTCAAGAAAATGATAGTGGAATTTCTCTTTTTATAAACCCTACCGAAGAATTTTATAAACAAACACCCGAAAATGAAAACACATTAAATATAAAATACCTTTTTAAGTATCTCAAACCTTATAAAAAACAGTTGGCTTTTATGTTCCTGTTTTTATTAATAGGCAGTGGACTAACACTCATATTTCCATTTCTTACCGAAGCACTAATAGATAAAGGTGTAAACCAAAAAAACCTAAGTGTTATCTCTATAGTTCTAATGGCACAATTAGCCGTTTTTTTTGGCACGATTGTTATTGATATTGTTAGAAATTGGCTAACACTCTACGTAGGAACTCATATAAGTATTACTATTATTTCAGATTTTTTAAAAAAAACACTGCAACTGCCTATTAAGTTTTTCGATACAAAATTAATGGGAGATTTTAGGCAACGGATTCAAGACAATGACAGAATAGAGGAATTTTTAACCTCTCAAAGTTTAATTACGTTCTTTTCTATTATTACGTTTTCAGTGTTTTTTTGTGTACTATGGTACTATGACTTTAAAATTCTATTGATTTATGTAGCTCTTACCACATTAGCGATTTTATGGTCACTCTTTTGGTTGAAAAAAAGAAAGATTCTCGATTATTACCGTTTCCAACAACGAAGTGAAAACCAAGAATCAATTTACGAAATGCTAAATGGAGTCACAGAAATAAAACTCAATCAATTTGAAAATTTTAAACGTAATCAGTGGGAACATATCCAACAAAAACTCTTCAAACTTAATACAAGAATCTTAAAGTTAGATCAAATACAACTTTCAGGCTTTGAGTTTTTTAACCAACTAAAAAACATTATCGTTACTTTTTTGGCAGCGACTTATGTAGTGCAAGGTAGTATGACTTTAGGGATGCTACTTGCCATTTCCTACATCATAGGACAAATGAATTCTCCAGTTAATCAATTAGTAAGTTTCTTTCGTTCCTTACAAGATGCCAAGCTTAGTTTAGAGAGATTAAATGAAGTTCAAAATCACCCTATTGAAGAGATAAACACCGTAACAAATAAAAATATCAAGCCATTATCTGTAAATAAATTGAATACGGCTCAAGATGGAATTAATATTCAAAATCTTAGCTTTCAATACGAGGGTCCAAAATCTCCTTTTGTCTTAAAAGATATTAATTTTTTAATTCCGCAAGGAAAAATTACAGCAATAGTTGGTGCAAGTGGAAGCGGAAAAACTACCTTAATAAAATTATTACTACGCTTTTACAATCCAACGGCAGGAAATATATATTTCAACAGCGAAAATATAATTGAGCTATCTCCCAAAAGTATTCGTGAAAACTGCGGTATTGTAATGCAAGATGGATATATCTTTTCTGAAACTATAGAAAGAAATATAGTCATAGGGGACGAAAACATTAATCAAGAAAAATTAAAAAAAGCCTTAAGAATAGCTAATATAGAAGATTTTATAGAGTCCTTACCTCTAAAGTTACAAACAAAAATTGGTGTAGCAGGGAATGGTATTTCTGGTGGTCAAAAACAAAGAATTTTAATCGCTCGCGCTGTTTATAAAAATCCACAGTATATCATATTTGATGAAGCAACAAGTGCTTTGGATGCTGAAAATGAGAAAATAATTCATGATAACTTACAAGGTTTTTTCAAGGGTAAAACTGTTGTTGTTGTAGCTCACAGGTTATCAACAGTAAAAAACGCCAATAAAATTATTGTATTGAACAAAGGAAAAGTTGTTGAGCAAGGAAATCACATTACTTTAGTAAAAAACAAATCATACTATTTCAATTTAATTAAAAATCAGCTAGAATTAGGTAATTAA
- a CDS encoding outer membrane beta-barrel family protein, which produces MRNHLQTSCLAFSIKKTITYIFLLSINCFSYGQTYTGIVLDSEKQPIAFANVIVQNNEGTLITGTTTDEKGKFEVLIKEVNYPLTLEISFIGYQNWKKEFISTANYDLGIITLLEDINELETVTLSVKKPTIKRKVDRLIFNVKNSTISSGGDAFDILKKTPGIRVNNDEIKLIGKSNLRVLINGRLSPLTGNDLNNFLHSISSDEISTIEVITNPPAKYEAAGNSGLINIVLKKAKSNYFGGNIRTTYQQATFPTGFINGSMTYQKDKWSVFVNTNMGNGSVEVDEDNNIFYPTQTWDTDSKIRYYSDFLTVRTGVDYDFNNKTSIGVQYLGTDSNPNNTERTLTALFDNSNTIDSLLITNANTKANTVFHSFNTHFKTELDTLGKSMAIDLDYFTYDNYSDRLNDTDSFLSNGDLIANSNELFNNTSNQDITTFSSRIDFEWPTNFAEIEFGGKLSFIKNYSDVTAFIFDGQDFIYDESQSNEFEYNENIQAIYTSANKTIGKWDFKLGFRLELTQTEGNSLTLNQVNKNKYNNIFPTAYISYSPNDNHFWSLNYGRRINRPTYSHLNPFRWYSNPFSYTEGNPFLQPSFINNFEFSNLYKDNFNTSVYLTTITNGSDQITLVEPDSNIQATIRKNFLDQISFGLTQSYTFDKINWLESYLQYDLNFSKIKSSSINTIKEQDGFNFYCSVDNSIIFNSKKTFFGEVNFWYAAPGIDGVDYLATTYNFDVGLKSLLLEKKLEVSVTLNDIFRTQVDRITSITNNITQEYRNYYDNKRLRVSLKYQFGNKKLRSKRRKFSNEEERKRLN; this is translated from the coding sequence ATGAGGAATCATTTGCAAACTTCTTGTTTAGCCTTCTCTATAAAAAAAACAATTACATACATTTTCTTATTATCAATAAATTGTTTTAGTTATGGACAAACTTACACAGGAATTGTTTTAGACTCAGAAAAGCAACCTATAGCTTTTGCTAATGTCATTGTACAGAATAATGAAGGAACTTTAATTACAGGGACTACAACGGATGAAAAAGGTAAATTTGAGGTTTTAATTAAAGAAGTGAATTACCCACTTACTTTAGAAATCAGTTTCATTGGGTATCAAAACTGGAAGAAGGAATTTATTTCAACAGCAAATTATGACCTAGGTATAATTACACTTTTAGAAGATATAAATGAATTAGAAACTGTTACGCTTTCAGTAAAAAAGCCAACGATTAAGCGAAAAGTAGACCGATTAATTTTTAATGTAAAAAATAGCACCATTTCGTCTGGAGGTGATGCATTTGATATCCTAAAAAAAACTCCAGGGATAAGAGTCAATAATGATGAAATAAAATTGATAGGAAAAAGTAATTTAAGAGTTCTTATTAACGGTAGACTATCTCCTCTAACAGGCAATGATTTAAACAATTTCTTACATTCAATCAGTTCTGATGAGATATCAACAATTGAGGTAATTACTAATCCTCCTGCCAAATATGAAGCCGCTGGTAATAGTGGTTTAATCAATATTGTTTTGAAAAAAGCTAAGAGTAATTATTTCGGTGGAAACATTAGGACTACATACCAACAAGCCACATTTCCAACTGGATTTATCAATGGTAGCATGACATATCAAAAAGATAAATGGTCAGTTTTTGTAAACACTAACATGGGTAATGGCTCAGTGGAGGTAGATGAAGATAACAATATTTTCTATCCAACCCAAACATGGGACACAGACTCTAAAATCAGATACTACTCTGATTTTTTAACAGTGAGAACAGGAGTTGACTATGATTTTAACAACAAAACATCTATTGGTGTACAATATTTAGGAACAGATAGCAATCCTAATAATACAGAAAGGACATTAACAGCATTATTTGATAACTCCAATACTATAGATTCCCTATTAATTACAAACGCCAACACAAAAGCAAATACAGTATTTCACTCTTTTAATACACATTTTAAAACTGAGTTAGACACTTTAGGAAAATCAATGGCTATTGATTTAGACTATTTTACTTATGATAATTATTCTGATAGATTGAATGATACTGATTCGTTTCTATCAAATGGAGATTTAATAGCAAACTCTAATGAATTATTTAATAACACTTCCAATCAAGATATTACAACTTTTAGTTCTCGCATAGACTTTGAATGGCCTACAAATTTTGCGGAAATTGAATTTGGAGGAAAACTTTCATTTATAAAAAATTATAGTGATGTAACAGCCTTTATTTTTGATGGACAAGATTTTATTTATGATGAAAGCCAATCAAATGAATTTGAGTATAATGAAAACATACAAGCAATATATACTAGTGCGAATAAAACTATAGGCAAATGGGATTTTAAGTTAGGGTTTCGGCTAGAACTCACACAAACAGAAGGAAATTCACTAACGCTAAATCAAGTAAATAAAAATAAATACAACAATATTTTTCCAACTGCATACATTTCATACAGTCCTAACGACAACCATTTCTGGTCGTTGAATTATGGAAGGCGGATAAATCGCCCTACTTACTCACATCTAAATCCGTTTCGATGGTACTCAAATCCTTTTTCTTATACAGAAGGGAATCCATTTTTACAGCCTTCATTTATAAATAATTTTGAATTTTCAAACCTTTATAAAGATAACTTTAATACTTCTGTTTATTTAACAACCATAACAAATGGTTCTGATCAAATTACTTTAGTTGAGCCTGATTCCAACATCCAAGCAACAATCCGTAAAAATTTTTTAGATCAAATTAGTTTTGGTTTAACCCAATCTTATACATTTGATAAAATAAATTGGCTTGAAAGTTATCTTCAATATGACTTAAATTTTTCAAAAATTAAATCAAGTAGCATAAATACAATTAAAGAGCAAGATGGTTTTAATTTCTATTGCTCAGTAGATAATTCTATCATTTTTAACTCTAAAAAAACATTTTTTGGAGAGGTTAATTTTTGGTATGCTGCACCAGGTATTGATGGTGTAGACTATTTGGCTACAACTTATAATTTTGATGTAGGATTAAAAAGTTTGCTTCTAGAAAAGAAACTTGAAGTTAGTGTTACTCTAAATGATATTTTTAGAACACAAGTAGATAGAATAACAAGCATAACAAATAATATTACACAAGAATATAGAAATTACTATGATAATAAACGCTTACGCGTTTCTTTAAAATATCAGTTTGGGAACAAAAAATTAAGAAGTAAGAGAAGAAAATTTAGTAATGAAGAAGAAAGAAAAAGATTAAACTAA